The Longimicrobiaceae bacterium genome contains a region encoding:
- a CDS encoding S41 family peptidase, protein MRLDRRLVAPALVAGVAFISGGWLLRHDAGRGDGSPAAAHLLAEVMQHVSQDYVEPKTVDELYRLSAQGVVSALHDPHSVLMSPEEYAALHTQTSGEFAGLGIGVAVREGWPTATSVLPGTPAQRAGMRVGDHMVRIGGADTHGWSADSAVKRLRGPKGSAALLVVERPGVDGRMDFRIVRDEIHVKSVPYAYMLDGSVGYVNLSVFADSSTAEIRAAMDRLRAQGMRGLVFDLRGNPGGLLDQGASVADLFLPRGKTIVQTRARDPRENETFVAETPESYAGLPVVVLVDDYSASAAEIVSGALQDHDRALVMGQTSYGKGSVQSIFPLSGGNVLKMTTARWYTPSGRSIQKPHEADAEDAAGEDGEDADTSSAAAAPGGHAGVRDTAKRQAYHTDSGRVVYGGGGIVPDVEVLPDTATTAEQAFFAAAARSGRQFNDVLFRYGLDYARAHPQLARSFSVTPDMRREVFGRLRAAGVDVSWAQVAGAAKYVDARIADEIATARFGPEAAEQRIDAADNVVQAAVRLLHGAPDQATLLRQAGTARTRHR, encoded by the coding sequence ATGAGGCTGGATCGCAGGCTGGTGGCGCCCGCGCTGGTGGCGGGCGTCGCGTTCATCTCCGGGGGATGGCTGCTGCGGCACGACGCGGGGCGCGGCGACGGCTCGCCCGCCGCGGCGCACCTGCTCGCGGAGGTGATGCAGCACGTCTCGCAAGACTACGTGGAGCCGAAGACGGTGGACGAGCTGTACCGTCTCTCCGCGCAGGGCGTGGTGTCGGCGCTGCACGACCCGCACAGCGTGCTCATGTCGCCCGAGGAGTACGCGGCGCTGCACACGCAGACCAGCGGCGAGTTCGCCGGGCTGGGCATCGGCGTGGCGGTGCGCGAGGGGTGGCCCACGGCGACCTCGGTGCTGCCGGGCACGCCGGCGCAGCGCGCGGGCATGCGCGTGGGCGACCACATGGTGCGCATCGGCGGGGCGGACACGCACGGGTGGAGCGCCGACTCCGCGGTGAAGCGGCTGCGGGGGCCGAAGGGAAGCGCGGCGTTGCTGGTGGTGGAGCGGCCGGGAGTGGACGGGCGGATGGACTTCCGCATCGTGCGCGACGAGATCCACGTCAAGTCCGTGCCGTACGCATACATGCTGGACGGCAGCGTGGGCTACGTGAACCTGAGCGTCTTCGCCGACAGCTCCACGGCCGAGATCCGCGCCGCGATGGACCGGCTGCGGGCGCAGGGCATGCGCGGCCTGGTGTTCGACCTGCGCGGCAACCCCGGCGGGCTGCTGGACCAGGGCGCCTCGGTGGCCGACCTCTTCCTGCCGCGCGGCAAGACCATCGTGCAGACCCGCGCGCGCGACCCGCGGGAGAACGAGACGTTCGTGGCCGAGACGCCGGAGAGCTACGCCGGCCTGCCCGTGGTCGTGCTGGTCGACGACTACTCGGCCAGCGCGGCGGAGATCGTGTCCGGCGCGCTGCAGGACCACGACCGCGCGCTGGTGATGGGGCAGACCAGCTACGGCAAGGGCTCGGTGCAGTCCATCTTCCCGCTCAGCGGCGGCAACGTGCTGAAGATGACCACGGCGCGCTGGTACACGCCTTCCGGCCGCTCCATCCAGAAGCCGCACGAGGCCGACGCCGAGGACGCGGCGGGCGAGGACGGCGAGGATGCCGACACCTCCTCCGCCGCGGCGGCACCTGGCGGACACGCGGGTGTGCGCGACACGGCGAAGCGCCAGGCGTACCACACAGACTCCGGCCGCGTGGTGTACGGCGGGGGCGGGATCGTGCCGGACGTGGAGGTGCTGCCGGATACGGCGACGACCGCCGAGCAGGCGTTCTTCGCCGCCGCGGCGCGCTCGGGGCGCCAGTTCAACGACGTGCTTTTCCGCTACGGGCTGGACTACGCGCGCGCCCACCCGCAGCTGGCGCGGAGCTTCTCCGTGACGCCGGATATGCGGCGCGAGGTGTTCGGCCGGCTGCGGGCGGCGGGGGTGGACGTGAGCTGGGCGCAGGTCGCGGGCGCCGCCAAGTACGTGGACGCCCGCATCGCCGACGAGATCGCCACGGCGCGCTTCGGACCCGAGGCCGCCGAGCAGCGCATCGACGCCGCCGACAACGTGGTCCAGGCCGCCGTCCGCCTGCTGCACGGTGCCCCCGACCAGGCGACGCTTCTGCGTCAGGCCGGCACGGCTCGTACGCGACACCGCTGA